From one Rosa rugosa chromosome 4, drRosRugo1.1, whole genome shotgun sequence genomic stretch:
- the LOC133706665 gene encoding uncharacterized protein LOC133706665: protein MQRELQWFKEVESMLPSEMHEFFNASNLTARELFTKNHKKLKDEAEISMKGIAASSTTVGALIVTMMFAVAFTAPGGTDGNTGLPMFMHKKLFKIFILSDTISLISSATSVITFLGLLTSTYAEDDFLWFLPTKLMIGLSTLFISIVAMMITFSCALAIMFDGEAKMIIPVIVLATVPVVSFAIFLFPLLFEICRCTYGPSMFPKKAGIKHSIFGKKAGTEH from the coding sequence GAGGTGGAGAGTATGTTGCCTAGTGAAATGCATGAATTTTTCAATGCTTCAAACTTGACAGCACGTGAACTATTTACCAAGAACCACAAGAAATTAAAGGATGAAGCGGAAATATCCATGAAAGGGATTGCAGCTTCTTCTACAACTGTAGGTGCTCTGATTGTTACTATGATGTTTGCCGTAGCATTCACAGCTCCTGGCGGAACTGATGGTAACACCGGTCTTCCAATGTTTATGCATAAAAAGCTGTTCAAGATTTTTATACTCTCAGATACAATATCACTCATTTCTTCTGCAACTTCGGTAATTACGTTCTTGGGACTTCTCACCTCAACTTATGCAGAAGACGATTTCCTTTGGTTCCTACCTACGAAATTGATGATAGGCCTTTCTACACTCTTCATCTCTATTGTTGCCATGATGATCACGTTTTCTTGTGCCCTTGCCATTATGTTTGATGGAGAAGCAAAGATGATAATTCCAGTCATTGTGTTAGCAACTGTTCCCGTCGTGTCATTTGCAATTTTTTTATTCCCCCTCCTTTTTGAGATTTGCAGATGCACTTATGGACCTTCGATGTTTCCTAAGAAAGCTGGCATAAAACATTCGATCTTTGGTAAGAAAGCGGGCACAGAACATTGA